In Epinephelus fuscoguttatus linkage group LG15, E.fuscoguttatus.final_Chr_v1, a genomic segment contains:
- the ifi30 gene encoding gamma-interferon-inducible lysosomal thiol reductase, translating into MKALLLLVLTVGLNIQYGGSALLPPPSSSCSHRPSKWCSSLDSALQCGVLKQCLESNFTRSRHTGDQVEVGLYYESLCPGCRMFLTEMLFPTWVLLDEIMSVTLVPYGNAQEKQVGQKYTYECQHGPPECQGNMIETCLWNLTADAGVIIFCMESSIDVLSSAESCVKIYSTDVTWDNVMSCVNGDLGNQLMHQNALKTEALKPPHQYVPWITINGEHTEELQDKAMNSLFTLVCNMYKGPKPPACGEGQRYFRSYCHKD; encoded by the exons ATGAAGGCTCTTTTGTTGCTGGTGTTGACTGTTGGGCTAAATATACAGTACGGCGGTAGCGCTCTCCtgcctcctccttcttcttcatgCTCCCATCGACCATCAAAGTGGTGCTCATCTCTGGACTCAGCTCTCCAGTGCGGG GTTTTGAAGCAGTGCCTCGAGTCCAACTTCACCAGGTCCCGTCACACAGGAGATCAAGTAGAGGTGGGGCTTTACTATGAGAGTCTGTGTCCCGGCTGCAGGATGTTCCTAACTGAGATGCTCTTCCCCACCTGGGTCCTGCTTGATGAAATCATGTCTGTTACTCTGGTGCCGTACGGGAATGCACAG GAGAAACAGGTTGGACAGAAGTATACTTATGAGTGCCAGCATGGACCACCAGAATGTCAGGGCAACATGATTGAG ACTTGTCTATGGAATTTGACTGCTGATGCTGGCGTGATCATCTTCTGTATGGAATCCTCCATTGATGTCCTCAGTTCAGCCGAGAGC TGTGTGAAAATTTACTCCACTGATGTGACCTGGGACAATGTCATGAGTTGTGTGAACGGGGATTTGGGAAACCAGCTGATGCATCAGAATGCCTTGAAGACCGAAGCCCTGAAACCTCCCCACCAGTATGTGCCCTGGATCACCATTAATGGG GAGCACACAGAGGAACTGCAGGACAAGGCCATGAATTCTCTCTTCACTCTGGTTTGCAACATGTACAAG ggCCCCAAGCCACCTGCCTGTGGAGAGGGCCAGAGATACTTCAGAAGCTACTGCCACAAAGATTGA